The Paenibacillus sp. FSL H7-0357 nucleotide sequence TGGTGAAGGCTGTCCGGCAGGCGGGGCCCCATTTGTTATCAGAAGCTATCGAACAGGCTGCTGGCAAGGTCCGCTTAAAGCAGGAGCCTGCCGGCATTCAAACGAAAGAGGCTGTCAAGCTGCTGGTGGCTGCAGGGCTGCCAGGCCCCGATATCACTCGCGGCGCAGACGGTACAATTGATTTTCGTGGTACGGATCACTTTATTCGGCAGGAAATGGCGTTATGGATCATACATTTTCAAAAGCTCTATTTTTAGCATATAAAAATATCCCTTTGATGTACATGAACGCCGGAAGACGCTCGGGGAATTGCTCCCCGCAGCGTCTTTTTTTTGGATACACAGGCACAATAGGGCTCGTGATAGGCGGGGGATTTCGCCCCTCCCGATTTTCATTGGATATTCAGGTTGGGTGTTTATAATACGTCTATGAATCGGGGCAAGAGAATATAAAGCTGTGAAACTATTACGCATAGGAGGTTTTCCATGGTAAGGGGAACTCAAAGAATACTGTATATCATGCTTGCTTTCTGTATAGGACTTTTTATCGCATCCTCCTTTTTTATCCGGGCAAAGTATACCTACTCTGTGTACGGTGACACCACGGTTCTGGAGAAACAACAATGGGTTCTGTTTATCCTGGCGGCCGCGGCCGTTCTGGCAGTAAGCTTTGTTCTGTACAGAATGTGTTTAAAGCTTAACCGGTACAGCAGGAAAATCGTAATTCCGGCTGTGCTGCTGTTTTCGTTTGCGATCCAGCTCGTGATCATTTTCCTGTTTCCCCGGATGCCGACGGATGATTCGCAAACGGTGCTGTCGCTGGCGATGGATATGCTGTATGAACAGGATTATTCCTCTTTTCAAACGGGGGGATATCTGTATATGTTTCCGTTTAATTTCTCCATGGTCCTGTACCTGAAAACATTGCTGTTCTTATTTCCGGACAATTATCTGGTGATCAAAATATTCAACATCCTGTTCTCGCTCGTTACAACGTTAATGGTCTATTTGCTGTATAAAGAGCTTAATGCCCGGTCGAAAGAAAATGATTATGGGGTTTTAATAATTGCCGCAACCTATATTCCTTCCTTGTTCATGAGCAATTTTATATATAACGATGTGATTGCTACAGCTTTTCTGACGAGCGCTTTATATTTTGCTGTGAGGTACCTCCGAAGAATGTCCATGAAGGATATCCTGCTGGCTGCCATTCTGCTGGCTATCGGCAACTATTTCAGAAGCACCGGGATGATCTTTCTGATCGCAGTCCTGATCTGTCTGCTCTTCAGCATCCGGACCCTTGGGCTTAAGAAAGCCTTAGCTTCTATAGGCATAACAGTATTGCTGTTCAATGTGCCCGGCTGGACCCAGAGTGCTGTACTGCAGGCAACGCATGTCGTAGATGAGCCGGTGAACAAGAATTCCGCTCCCGTCTATATGTGGCTGAATATGGGCATCAATCTGGAGACCCTTGGGTTCTGGGACAATCAGCAGAGCTACAATATATACCAGAGAGAGGCAAACTATAATAAAGCGGACAGCGTAGAGCTGTTCAAGGCATCTATCGGCGATAAGCTCTCTGAGGCCAGTCTGGGTGAACTCGCGGAAATGTATTATAAAAAGCTGGTGTGGACCTGGACAGAAGGGACGTACCAGATGGAGAGATACGGCATTGGAAATGACGGATCGTCCAGAAGCGGAGGGAGAGCGGGGTTTGGGATGGACCGCTATAGTTATACTACCTTTGCCACGGATTTGTTTAAAGGAGATTCGAAGTATAGAAGCGGTCTGCTCTGGGTGCTGTATGTCCAGAATTTCCTGATGTATGGCTTTATTCTCATTCGATTGATAGGCGGCATAAGGGCTAAAAGGTTTGAGGAAACCTCTTTAATTCTGGTGGTTCTGGGTTTTATCGCATTCTATCTGCTGTGGGAAATAAAGTCCCGTTATATCTATCCGGTGTATCCGCTATTGATCGTGCTGTCGTACATGGGATTCAAAGACGTATATGATTATATGTTGAACAGAAAGAGGTGATTGAAGATGCGAACCAAGAGATACTCAATCTTCTTACTTGCAGCAGTGCTGGGTTGTTCACTGGTGCTCACCTCATGCGAGGCCATAACCGCTCAAAAAATCACAAAAACGGACTCCGGCTTAAGAATGAACGGGTTCCCGGGAGTGAACGGCGGCACGGACCGGGGTGGAGGCGGCCAGGGAATAAAGGGTGGAGGTCCGGGAAGAAGCGGCAGTCAAGGGACGGACGGCGGGCAAGGCGGGAGACAGTGAGCACTCCCTGCCTTGTACTGTCCGCTGCGGGAGGCCGCTGAAGTCTCATGCGTAATCCCAAGGCAAGCTATAGGGTTCTTCGGATGTCCTTCTTCTTCAGGCCGTTCTTCTTGGCGGTGGCGTTCCAGAAAGAGTGGGTCGCGGCAAACTTCCAGGCGAAGCGCGGGAAGTTTGGACTGAAGAGCATAGATTCATCTATACTTTGCGAATGTACATTATGAGCCAGGCTTTCCATGGCCTTGCCCAGATTCTTAAGCGGGCCCGTTCCAAGTGGAACCTTCTCGATAAAGTCCATCATTTCACCGGCGCCTTGACCGAGACCCTGCCCGAAAATTAGACCGGAACGGATGCACCAGTTCTGAATGATCTCAAGGGCAATGTGATTCTGCTTCCCTTCAAAAAAACCATTATTCATCAGGGTATAAACGTAAATATCCTTCTCACGCCGCGTTTTCATGTATTCCTCAAGGGTAACAAGCATTCTGAATAGATGGGACGGGACTCCGTCCACATAAAGCGGGAAGGCAATAATCAATATATCCATGCCGCACAGTTCGCTATATTGCCCGGGGGTCAGCGGTTTTTTGTTAATGTTATAATGGGTGATTTCATGCCCGGTGCTTATGAGCGGCTCCAGTGTCTTCAGCAGGTGGTCTGAATTGCTTTTTCGCAGCTTGGGGCTTCCGTTGATCATGGCGATGTTCATGCCAGTACCTCCTTGACGGCCTGCAGTCCGTTATGAAAATAAACCGAATTCCCTGAGGAATACAAATTTAAGCTATTTGCTGCGACAAGCTTTTGTGCTGTTCCTTTCTCGGCTTCAGTGATGTCTTCACCGTAAAAATGCACGGTCAGGGCAAATTCACGGTCATAACGGTTGCGGTGATGGGTTTCACCGTTTTTGGTTACAAAATAAGGCAGCACGTAGGAAATGCTCCGGTTCAACACATTGAGGATGAAAGGACTGTAGCTTCCATATTCACATTTACTGATAATCATCAGTTCATCGCATTTCGAGAGAAGTTCCCCCATGTTGTTATAGCCGTCCTTCAGAACACAGACTCCAGGCGTCCGGATCCAGCACCCGAAGCAGCCGATACAATGACGGATAGTACCATTGTCGGAGATTACAGTTACGTCGGGGGTGTTGTCTTCAACCAATGCCGCAAATTGTTGCGGATCCAAGTCGTGAATAATCATTTTCATGGGTTATCCTCCTAAAATACAGGTTTGAGCGTAAAGATATCCCGCCAATCTCCGGAATACCGGACCCCGTTATTGGTGAGCAGTGAGGCCATTCCGTGCACCATTGACCATAGGGCAACCAGCTGCTTCGCATATTCTTCTTCCGGCAGGCCAAAGCTCTCAAACAACTGATAGGCTGTTGTGCGGAATAGAGCAAACGGCGGATAGTTATCCGAATTATAATGGTCCAGGTCAATGGTGATATCCGAATGGTAGAAAAGAAATTGAAAATACTGCGGATGGTCAACGAAAAAGTCAATGTAGGCCTGCCCCAGCAAGGAAATCGCCTCCTGAGTGCCCTCCTTTCCGTGAATAGATGTACGCAGTGTGTCCGTAAATTGCGCAGTGACATGCTCGCCCATAGCGTAAATCAATTCGTCAATATTCTTAAAATGGCTGTACGGTGCGGTATGGCTGACACTGCATTTCGCTGCGACCTTGCGCAAGGAGAAGCTCTTCAAACCATCTTCATTAATAAGTGTGATGCCGGCTTCTATAAGCTGATTTCGCAGATTGCCGTGGTGATAGGGTTTGTCTTTCATGTGATGGATGCATCCTTCCATTAATCTTAGCGCTGTAAAGATTGTAGCATATAATCTTTACAGTGTTAAGATGTAAAATCAGGTTTAGAATACAGCTGTGTCAAACTCCACATTTATGACAACCGTTCTTGCGATAAGGTATAATTTAGGAATTATAGCTGGTGAAGAAAGAGAGGCACGGAAATGATAAGAGCATCAGAAAATCATGAGTATGTCGAATTGACAAGTCCTACAATGCTTCCAAAGGCTTCGGGGTTTTTGTGGAATGAGAAGATGATGATTCATATGAACTGCCGCGGGTATGCCGTAGCCCAGTTTATGCAGCCGGAACCCGCCAAGTATTCCTATGCGCCGAATTTGGAAGCCAAGACGTTCATGCAGCCGGAGCAGCCTTATTATGCACATCATCCCGGCCGGTTTGTCTATGTAAAGGATGAGGAGAGCGGTGAAGTTTTCTCTGCGCCGTATGAACCTGTCCGCGTGCTTCCTGATCAGTATACCTTTGCTGTAGGCAAACATAATATTAGCTGGAAGATTGCAAGCGGCGGCATCGGTATCGAGATGAGCTTGAGCCTGCCGAAAGAGGATGCCATGGAGCTGTGGCGGGTGAAGGTGACGAACCTTTCGTCGAATAAAAGAAACATAAGCATCTATCCCTACTTTACCGTAGGCTATATGTTATGGATGAATCAATCCGGAGAGTACAAGAAAGATCTGCAGGGAATTGTAGCTTCCTCCGTTACCCCTTATCAGAAGTATCAGGATTACGACAAGATCAAACATCTGAAAGACCAAACCTTCCTGCTCGCCGATCATGAGCCTTCCGCATGGGAAGTTAATCAGGAGGCCTTTGAAGGCGAAGGCGGTATAACATCACCGTCAGCCATCAAGCAGGAAACCTTATCCAAAGGGGAGGCCCGCTATGAAACGCCTGTTGCAGTCCTGCAGTACAGAATAAATCTGGACCCGGGGGAAGAGCGGGAATACCGGTTTATCTTTGGTCCGGCCCGCGATGAGCGGGAGATTGCCCAAATCCGCCAGCATTATTTTCTGGACTGTGATTCCAGTGGTAAGGATGGGTTTGTTCTAGCAGAACGGGAGTACGCGGATTACATAGAGGAAGGCAGAGGTTGCCTTACGATCACCACTCCTGACGCCGATCTGGATAACTTTGTGAACCATTGGCTGCCCCGGCAAATGTATTATCATGGCCAGACCAACCGCCTGACGACAGATCCCCAGACCCGTAACTATCTGCAGGATAATATGGGGATGAGCTATATTAAGCCGCAGGTGGCAAGAGAGGCTTTCCTGAAGGCTGTAAGCCAGCAAAATGTAAGCGGAGCCATGCCGGACGGTATTATTTTGCATGAGGGTGCTGAACTGAAATATATTAATCAGGTTCCGCATACGGATCATTGCGTCTGGCTGCCTATTTGCCTCAGTACCTATCTGGATGAAACGAATGATTATTCCATCCTGGACGAGAGGGTTCCTTATGCAGGTGGAGAGGAGAATGGAACTGTATTTGAACATATTAACCGGGCCATGCACTGGCTTATCCATGAGCGGGATGAACGGGGGCTGAATTATATCAATCAAGGCGATTGGTGCGACCCCATGAATATGGTTGGCTACCAGGGGAAAGGGGTTTCCGGATGGCTGACGATAGCTACGGCTTATGCATGTATGATCTGGGCTGATCTCTGTGAACATAGCAGCCGGCCGGAGTTCAGCAACGAGTTCCGTTTGGCGGCGGATGAAATGAATGCTGCAGTCAACACCTACTTATGGGATGGCGACTGGTATGCAAGGGGAATAACCGATGACAATGTGGTCTTCGGCATCAGTGCAGATCAGGAAGGCCGGATTTTCATTAACCCCCAGGGATGGGCGCTGCTCAGCGGGGCTGCCGATGAAGTGAAGCAGGAGAAGCTCATCCGGGCGGTCAGAGAGCAATTGGAAACCCCGTACGGTGTGGAGAAGCTGGCACCCTCCTATACTTCAATGCGCGAGGATGTGGGCAGAGTCACGCAGAAGCACCCGGGAACGGCTGAGAATGGAGCTGTATACAATCATGCGGCTGCCTTTTATATCTACGGGCTGTATGCAGTAGGAGAGAAGGAGGATGCGTACCGGCTGCTGCGCAAGATGATCCCGGGACCGGACGCGGA carries:
- a CDS encoding glycosyltransferase family 39 protein, which produces MVRGTQRILYIMLAFCIGLFIASSFFIRAKYTYSVYGDTTVLEKQQWVLFILAAAAVLAVSFVLYRMCLKLNRYSRKIVIPAVLLFSFAIQLVIIFLFPRMPTDDSQTVLSLAMDMLYEQDYSSFQTGGYLYMFPFNFSMVLYLKTLLFLFPDNYLVIKIFNILFSLVTTLMVYLLYKELNARSKENDYGVLIIAATYIPSLFMSNFIYNDVIATAFLTSALYFAVRYLRRMSMKDILLAAILLAIGNYFRSTGMIFLIAVLICLLFSIRTLGLKKALASIGITVLLFNVPGWTQSAVLQATHVVDEPVNKNSAPVYMWLNMGINLETLGFWDNQQSYNIYQREANYNKADSVELFKASIGDKLSEASLGELAEMYYKKLVWTWTEGTYQMERYGIGNDGSSRSGGRAGFGMDRYSYTTFATDLFKGDSKYRSGLLWVLYVQNFLMYGFILIRLIGGIRAKRFEETSLILVVLGFIAFYLLWEIKSRYIYPVYPLLIVLSYMGFKDVYDYMLNRKR
- a CDS encoding flavodoxin family protein, coding for MKMIIHDLDPQQFAALVEDNTPDVTVISDNGTIRHCIGCFGCWIRTPGVCVLKDGYNNMGELLSKCDELMIISKCEYGSYSPFILNVLNRSISYVLPYFVTKNGETHHRNRYDREFALTVHFYGEDITEAEKGTAQKLVAANSLNLYSSGNSVYFHNGLQAVKEVLA
- a CDS encoding TetR/AcrR family transcriptional regulator, with translation MKDKPYHHGNLRNQLIEAGITLINEDGLKSFSLRKVAAKCSVSHTAPYSHFKNIDELIYAMGEHVTAQFTDTLRTSIHGKEGTQEAISLLGQAYIDFFVDHPQYFQFLFYHSDITIDLDHYNSDNYPPFALFRTTAYQLFESFGLPEEEYAKQLVALWSMVHGMASLLTNNGVRYSGDWRDIFTLKPVF
- a CDS encoding GH36-type glycosyl hydrolase domain-containing protein, which gives rise to MIRASENHEYVELTSPTMLPKASGFLWNEKMMIHMNCRGYAVAQFMQPEPAKYSYAPNLEAKTFMQPEQPYYAHHPGRFVYVKDEESGEVFSAPYEPVRVLPDQYTFAVGKHNISWKIASGGIGIEMSLSLPKEDAMELWRVKVTNLSSNKRNISIYPYFTVGYMLWMNQSGEYKKDLQGIVASSVTPYQKYQDYDKIKHLKDQTFLLADHEPSAWEVNQEAFEGEGGITSPSAIKQETLSKGEARYETPVAVLQYRINLDPGEEREYRFIFGPARDEREIAQIRQHYFLDCDSSGKDGFVLAEREYADYIEEGRGCLTITTPDADLDNFVNHWLPRQMYYHGQTNRLTTDPQTRNYLQDNMGMSYIKPQVAREAFLKAVSQQNVSGAMPDGIILHEGAELKYINQVPHTDHCVWLPICLSTYLDETNDYSILDERVPYAGGEENGTVFEHINRAMHWLIHERDERGLNYINQGDWCDPMNMVGYQGKGVSGWLTIATAYACMIWADLCEHSSRPEFSNEFRLAADEMNAAVNTYLWDGDWYARGITDDNVVFGISADQEGRIFINPQGWALLSGAADEVKQEKLIRAVREQLETPYGVEKLAPSYTSMREDVGRVTQKHPGTAENGAVYNHAAAFYIYGLYAVGEKEDAYRLLRKMIPGPDAEDLIRRGQLPVFIPNYYRGAYRQFPHTAGRSSHLFNTGTVPWVYRCLIDGLFGLQGNPAGLQFKPQLPSAWQGVKVKRSFRGAELHIDMKREPGVQTIEVYVDGRLIEDGILKDLKPGLDYNVLVKIPSANN